One window of the Xenopus tropicalis strain Nigerian chromosome 10, UCB_Xtro_10.0, whole genome shotgun sequence genome contains the following:
- the spop gene encoding speckle-type POZ protein gives MSRVPSPPPPAEMSSGPVAESWCYTQIKVVKFSYMWTINNFSFCREEMGEVIKSSTFSSGANDKLKWCLRVNPKGLDEESKDYLSLYLLLVSCPKSEVRAKFKFSILNAKGEETKAMESQRAYRFVQGKDWGFKKFIRRDFLLDEANGLLPDDKLTLFCEVSVVQDSVNISGQNTMNMVKVPECRLADELGGLWENSRFTDCCLCVAGQEFQAHKAILAARSPVFSAMFEHEMEESKKNRVEIKDVEPDVFKEMMCFIYTGKASNLDKMADDLLAAADKYALERLKVMCEEALCSNLSVENAAEILILADLHSADQLKTQAVDFINYHASDVMETSGWKSMVVSHPHLVAEAYRSLASAQCPFLGPPRKRLKQS, from the exons ATGTCGCGAGTACCCAGTCCCCCTCCCCCGGCTGAGATGTCCAGTGGCCCTGTGGCAGAAAGCTGGTGCTATACTCAG ATTAAAGTTGTCAAGTTTTCCTACATGTGGACCATCAACAACTTTAGCTTTTGCCGAGAGGAGATGGGGGAGGTGATCAAGAGCTCAACCTTCTCTTCGGGCGCCAATGACAAACTCAAATG GTGCTTGCGTGTTAACCCCAAGGGACTGGATGAGGAGAGTAAAGATTATCTATCCCTCTACCTACTGTTGGTTAGTTGTCCAAAGAGTGAAGTGCGCGCCAAGTTTAAATTCTCCATTCTAAATGCCAAGGGAGAGGAAACCAAAGCAATGG AGAGTCAGCGTGCCTACCGGTTCGTTCAGGGGAAGGACTGGGGCTTCAAGAAATTTATCCGCAGGGACTTTTTACTTGATGAGGCCAATGGCCTGCTTCCGGATGACAAACTAACTCTGTTTTGTGAG GTTAGTGTGGTGCAGGACTCTGTCAACATTTCTGGCCAGAACACAATGAACATGGTCAAAGTCCCAGAATGCCGCCTTGCAGATGAACTTGGAGGACTGTGGGAGAACTCTCGTTTCACGGACTGCTGTCTGTGTGTGGCTGGCCAAGAATTCCAGGCACACAAAGCCATCCTGGCAG CACGGTCTCCTGTGTTTAGCGCAATGTTTGAGCATGAAATGGAAGAGAGTAAAAAG AATCGTGTGGAGATAAAAGACGTGGAACCGGACGTGTTTAAAGAAATGATGTGTTTCATCTACACGGGGAAAGCCTCCAACCTTGACAAAATGGCTGATGATTTATTGGCTGCAGCAGACAAG TATGCTCTAGAACGCCTCAAAGTGATGTGCGAGGAAGCGCTTTGCAGTAACCTGTCAGTAGAAAATGCAGCAGAAATCCTGATCTTGGCTGACTTACACAGTGCAGATCAGCTGAAAACGCAGGCTGTGGACTTCATCAATTA CCATGCCTCTGATGTCATGGAAACCTCTGGATGGAAGTCTATGGTGGTCTCTCACCCACACCTGGTAGCAGAAGCATACCGCTCGCTAGCATCCGCCCAGTGCCCCTTTCTGGGCCCTCCACGCAAACGCCTGAAGCAATCCTAA